One Paraburkholderia fungorum genomic region harbors:
- a CDS encoding type II toxin-antitoxin system Phd/YefM family antitoxin, giving the protein MHLADHIKPISYLKSEAAQIVKDLTDSGEPLIITQNGEAKLVVQDVRSYEATQQTLAMLKLLAIGQKQIERGDHVDGDDFFAELDDLDRREQLR; this is encoded by the coding sequence ATGCATCTCGCCGATCACATCAAGCCCATCAGTTACCTCAAAAGCGAAGCCGCTCAAATCGTCAAGGATCTGACTGATTCCGGCGAGCCGCTCATCATCACGCAGAATGGTGAGGCAAAGCTCGTCGTCCAGGACGTGCGATCGTACGAAGCGACACAGCAGACACTCGCGATGCTGAAATTGCTGGCGATCGGCCAGAAGCAGATCGAGCGCGGAGATCACGTCGATGGTGACGATTTCTTTGCGGAACTCGATGACCTCGACCGCCGGGAGCAACTGCGCTGA
- a CDS encoding type II toxin-antitoxin system RelE/ParE family toxin, whose translation MKYRILPTARIGIDELRSYVVRTFGWETWRQTSTQLQETIAHIRQFPASGHTPDELEGLFEDSFRQVLSGKNRIIYQVREDTVFIHLVVDVRRDLPSLLHRVLLRLM comes from the coding sequence ATGAAATACCGTATCCTCCCGACCGCGCGAATTGGCATCGACGAACTCAGAAGCTATGTCGTCCGGACTTTCGGATGGGAAACATGGCGGCAAACGTCGACGCAACTGCAGGAAACGATCGCACATATTCGCCAGTTCCCCGCTAGTGGTCACACGCCTGACGAACTTGAGGGCCTGTTCGAGGACAGTTTCCGGCAGGTCCTGTCCGGCAAAAACCGGATCATTTATCAAGTCCGTGAAGATACCGTTTTTATCCATCTCGTCGTTGACGTCCGGCGTGACCTACCCTCCCTCCTCCATCGAGTCCTGCTTCGCTTGATGTGA